GCGTATCTCTTCGACGATCTGCCCGCCGAGCGTCGGTAGTTCCGGGCGCAGGATCTCGGCCAGCCGCCGGGGAAGTACCGGGCGGGTTTCCACCGAGTTCAGCCCGCGCTCGACCGTCATCGCAGCTCCTTTGCTCCGCTCGTTCCCCACCGCGCGCCCCCGCCGGGGCGTCGACGCACTGCGGGGTGACGTCGAGCACATCGGAAAAGTAACCCCAAACGTGTCACCTCCCGCAGAAGAAACCGATTTCTTGTCATCCGGGTGACAAAATCACCGCGACCCGCTGTCGCCGACTGACAATTACCGGCAGGTCAGCGGCCCCGCGGGCGGCTTTCACACCACGCGGCCACCGAAGTGACACCACGGTCCGTGAAACTTGGGCCAAAGATCGTCTGGCGTACGGCCGAACGGGTGCAATCGACTATGTTGGGCGAATGGCGGACGCGCTCTCCTCGGCGAAGGCCGTGCACGCGATGCTGAACGGGCAGTCCGAGGACACCCGTGACCGGCCCGTGCAGCCGAACGGGCACCGGATCCCGTTGCCCGACCTCGAGCCGCCCCGGGCGGACCTGGTCGGCACGCTGGTGCAACGCCGGTCCGCGGCCAAGTTCGCCGACCGGCCGCTCGACATGGCCGCGCTCAGCGCGCTGCTGCGCTTCGCGCTCGGTGTGCAGCGGTTCGTGCAGGCACAGGGAGTGGACAAGCACCCGCTCGGCATGGCGCCCAGCGCCGGTGGCCTGCTCTGCCTGCGGGCCTACCTGCTGGTCCGCCAGGCCGACGGGGTGCCCCCCGGCATCTACCGCTACGAGTCGGTCTCGCACCAGCTGATCGAGATCGGCGCCGGCGACCCGACCGAGCGGCTGACCGAGGTCTTCCTCCAGCCGGAGTTCGCCTCCAACGCGCCGGTGAGCATCGCGCTGACCGCGCGGCTGGACGTGGCCTTCACCCAGTACCCGCTGCGGCACTACCGCACGCTGCACGTGGACGCCGGGGTGGCGGTGCAGAACCTCTACACCATCGGCACCGCGCTGGGGCTGGCCTGCTGCGCGATCTCCGCCTTCGACGACCGCGCGCTCGGTTCGCTGCTGTGCCTGCCCGATTCGGAGATCGCCACCATGCTGTTCAGCGTGGGGCAGAAGGCCTGACCAGCACCTCACCGATCGCTTCCAGGACCGGGACCAGCTTGCGCAGTTCGTCCCGGTCGGCGGTGACGCATTCGGTGATCGCCGCGCCGACCACCTCGAACTCGCCGAGCGAACGGATCGCGTCGACCAGTTCGGGCACGCTCAGGCCGTCGGGCTCGGGGTAGTTGAGCCCGTCGAACTCGGCCGGGTCGAGCACGTCGAGATCGAGGTGCAGGTAGACGGACTCGGCGCCGCTCTCGCGCAGGCGCGCGGGGAGGCCGGCGGCCGGGGCGAGGGTGGCCAGTCCGCGGTCGATGGCTTCCTGCTCGGCCGGGTCGATCGAGCGGGTGCCGACCAGGACCGCGCGGCCGGGTTCCAGCACGGGCGAGGCGGCGAACTCGGGGTCGCCCTCGCCGAACAGCGAGCGCAGGACCATGCCGTGGTAGGCACCCGACGGGGAGGTCTCGGCGGTGTTGAGATCGGGGTGCGCGTCGAAGTAGGCCACGCCGAGCCCGGCGCCGTGGCGGAAGCGGGCCACGCCGATCGGCGCCAGTTCGACCGCGCAGTCACCGCCGATGGTGAGCACCTTGGCCTCGGGCGCCTCCAACGCGGCGAGCTGCCCGGCGCGATTACGCACCAGCGCGGCACGATTGGCGATCCCGTCCACTTTGGCGGAATCGGCGGACGGGTCGGAAGGATCGGCGGGCGGGTCGACGGGAACCTCCGTGGCGAGCACACCAAGCACCTCGGCGGCCAGTGCCCCGAGCGCCCGCGCCCCGTCCGCGAGCTGGTCGGCGCGCGGGGTCAGCGCGCCCTGGGTCTGGGGAACAACGTGAATGCGCACGCCGCCAAGGTAACCGCCACCAGCTGGGTGGGGCGCGGCATTTCTGCTCCACTCACACCAGCCCGCCTCCGCGAGGCCGCGGCAACCCTGGTCGGCGCGGTCCGGCCACACCACCTCAGCGGGGTGCGGCAATCCTCGTCGGCTCGGTTCGGCCTCGTAGGACTGTCTCGTCGATCTGGTGCCAGCAGGCGGCTTCCGCCTCCGCCGCGGCCTCCACCGCGGCCATCGAGGCGACCACCCGCCCCGGCACCGACTTGGCCAGTTCGGTCAAGCGCGCCGCCTCGTTCACCGGGTCGCCGATCACCGTGTACTCGAACCGGCTCTCGTGCCCGATGTTGCCCGCCACCGCCTGCCCGGCCGCGACCCCGATGCCCGCCTGGCACTCGGGCACCTCTGCAGTCAGGCGACCGGCCATCTCCCGCGCGGCGGCCAGTGCCTGCCCCGGCGAGTCCGGCTGGTCCGCCGGCGCGCCGAAAACGGCCAGTGCCGCGTCACCCTCGAACTTGTTCACGAAACCGTCGTGCGCGTGGACCGCCGAGACGACCACCGCGAAGAACCGGTTGAGCAGGTCGACCACCTCACCGGGCGGCCGGGTGGCGGCGAGCGTGGTCGAGCCGATGACGTCGACGAAGAGCACCGCCACCTCGCGCACCTCGCCACCCAGCCCGGCCTGACGCTCCAGTGCCTCGGCGGCGACCTCGTGGCCGACGTGCCTGCCGAACAGGTCCCGGATGCGCTCGCGTTCACGCAGACCGCCGACCATCCGGTTGAACCCGGACTGCAACTGCCCCAGCTCGGTGCCGTCGAACACGGTGACCTCGGTGTCCAGCTGCCCCTTCTCCACCCTGGCCAGCGCGGCGCGCACCGTCCGCACCGGCGCCGCGGTGGCCCGCGCGGTCAGCGTGACCAGCAGGAAGCCGAACACCCCGATCACCGCGCCGAGCACCAGGATCGCCACCGACAGCTGGGTACTCGTGACGTCCTCGCGGATCAGCGCGAACACCGCCACCAGCATCAGCCCGAGCACCGGCAGCCCGGTCCCGAGCAGCCACGCCAGCAGCATCCGCACGGTGATCCCGGCGGTCACCCGGCGGCGCATCGGCGGCCCGGTGGAGAGCACCCGCGCGGCCACCGGGCGCAACGAGAACTCGCTGAGCAGATAGGAGTTCGCGCAGACCACGATGCCGCCGAAGGCCACCGTGAAGCCGACCTTGAACGCCGCGCCGGGCAGTTCGATCGCGGTCACCGTGGTGAACAGCAGCAGCGCACCGATCCAGAAGACCGCCTGCACGCGGGCCAGCCGGATCGGCACGCTCAGGGCCGCGCGCCGCTCACGCTGACTGGGTGTGCGGCCCTCGAACACCCAGCTCAGCGTCCGCACCGCGCGCCTGCGCCCCCAGACCACCCCGACCAGCAGGGACAGTCCGACGTACACCGGCAGCACCACGGCCTGCCAGAACACCAGGTCCGGGGAGAACACGCTGGGGCCCGGAATGACCAGTACCACCAGCGCGATCACCACCACCGCGCCGATCACGTTCGCCAGCACGATGGAGGTGATCAGCAGCAGGTTCAGGCGCACCCGCAGGACGGTGTCCCGCTGGTCGGCCGAGCCGAGCAGCCAGGAGCCCAGCGGGCGCGCCGTGGTCGTCACCTGGCGGGTCCGGTCAGTCCAGCACGACGAGCAGGTCGCCGCCTTCCACCTGCTGCACCGAGGTGATCGCCAGCCTGCCGACCTTGCCACCGCTGGGCGCGGTGATCGCGGCCTCCATCTTCATCGCCTCGATGGTCGCCACGGTCGCGCCGGCGGCCACCTCGTCGCCCTCGCTCACCGACAGCGTGACCACCCCGGCGAACGGCGCGGCGACGTGCTTCGGATTGCCCTTGTCGGCCTTCTCGGTGGCAGGGATGTCCGAGGCGATCGACGTGTCGCGGACCTGGATCGGCCGGATCTGCCCGTTCAGGCTGGACATCACCGTGCGCATGCCGCGCTCGTCGGCCTCGCCGATGGCCTCCAGCTCGATCAGCAGCCGCACGCCCGGCTCCAGGTCGACCTGGTACTCCTCGCCCGGCCGCAGGCCGTAGAAGAAGTCCTTGCTCGGCAGCACGCTGGTGTCGCCGTAGGCCGCGCGGTGGTTCTCGAACTCCTTGGTGGGCCCGGGGAACAGCAGCCGGTTGAGCGTGCGGCGCGGTTCCTTCGCCAGCTGCTCGCGGTCCTCTTCGGACAGTTCGGCCACCGGCTTGGCCTCGGCGCGGCCCTCCAGCGCCTTGGTGCGGAACGGTTCCGGCCAGCCGCCGGGCGGGTCGCCCAGCTCACCGCGCAGGAAGCCGATCACCGAGTCCGGGATGTCGAACTTGCTCGGGTCCGCCTCGAAGTCGGCCGGCGAGACCCCGGCGCCGACCAGGTGCAGCGCCAGGTCACCGACCACCTTCGAGGACGGGGTGACCTTGACCAGGTGACCGAGGATCTTGTCGGCCGCGGCGTACATCACCTCGATGTCCTCGAAGCGGTCGCCGAGGCCCAGCGCGACCGCCTGGGTGCGCAGGTTGGACAGCTGGCCACCGGGGATCTCGTGGTGGTAGACCCGGCCGGTCGGCGAGGCGAGCCCGGCCTCGAACGGCGCGTAGACCTTGCGCACGGCCTCCCAGTACGGCTCCAGGTCCCCGATCGCCCCCAGGTCGAGGCCGGTCGGACGCGCCGAGTAGTCGGTCGCGGCGACCAGCGCGGACAGCGACGGCTGCGACGTGGTGCCCGCCATCGACGCCACCGCGCCGTCCACCGCGTCCGCCCCCGCGTTGATCGCGGCCAGGTAGGTGGCCAGCTGACCGCCGGGGGTGTCGTGCGTGTGGATGTGCACCGGCAGGTCGAATTCCTTGCGCAGCGCGGTGACCAGCTTGGCCGCGGCCGGTGCCCGCAGCAGCCCGGCCATGTCCTTGATGGCCAGGATGTGCGCGCCCGCGCCGACGATCTGCTCCGCCAGCTTGAGGTAGTAGTCCAATGTGTACAGCTTCTCCGACGGGTCGGAGAGGTCCGAGGTGTAGCAGAGCGCGACCTCCGCCACGGACGGGGTTTCGCGCACCGCCTCGATCGCGGGCCGCATCTGCTCGACGTCGTTGAGCGCGTCGAAGATGCGGAAGATGTCGATGCCGGTGGCCGAGGCCTCCTGCACGAACGCGTTGGTCACCTCGGTCGGGTAGGGCGTGTAACCGACCGTGTTCCGCCCGCGCAGCAGCATCTGGAGGCAGATGTTCGGTACCGCCTCGCGCAACGCGGCCAGCCGCTCCCACGGGTCCTCGGCGAGGAACCGCAGCGCGACGTCGTAGGTGGCGCCGCCCCAGCACTCCAGCGAAAGCAGTTCGGGCAGGGTGCGCGCGACCACCGGGGCCACCGCCAGCAGGTCCTTCGACCGCACGCGGGTGGCCAGCAGCGACTGGTGCGCGTCGCGGAAGGTGGTGTCGGTGACGCCGATGTTCGGCGACTCCCGCAGCCAGCGGGCGAACCCGGCCGGGCCCAGCTCGACCAGCTTCTGCTTCGACCCGGGCGCCGGGTCGTGTTCGGGCAGCGCGGGCAGCTTCTGCGACGGGTTGATCGACCGCGGCCGCTCGCCGTTCGGCTTGTTCACCGTGACATCGGCCAGGTAGGTGAGCAGCCGGGTACCGCGGTCGGCGGAGTGCCGCGCGGTCAGCAGGTGCGGGCGCTCGTCGATGAACGAGGTGGTGACGCGGCCCTGCCGGAAGTCCTCGTCGTCGAGCACCGCCTGCAGGAACGGGATGTTCGTGGCCACCCCGCGGATGCGGAACTCGGCCACCGCGCGGCGGGCGCGGCCGACCGCGGTCTTGAAGTCGCGCCCGCGGCAGCTCAGCTTCACCAGCAGCGAGTCGAAGTGCGCGCTGATCTCGGTCCCGGCGAAGGCGGTGCCGCCGTCGAGCCGGATGCCCGAGCCGCCGGGAGAGCGGTAGGCGCTGATCATGCCGGTGTCCGGGCGGAAGCCGTTGGCCGGATCCTCGGTGGTGATCCGGCACTGGAGCGCGGCCCCGCGCAGGTAGATCTTGTCCTGGGACAGGCCTAGGTCGGCCAGCGTCTCCCCGGCCGCGATGCGCAGCTGCGACTGCACCAGGTCGACGTCGGTGACCTCCTCGGTGACCGTGTGCTCGACCTGGATGCGCGGGTTCATCTCGATGAACACGTGCTTGCCTTCGCGGTCGAGCAGGAACTCGACGGTGCCGGCGTTGCGGTAGCCGATCTTCTTGGCGAAGTTGACCGCGTCCGCGCAGATCCGGTCCCGCAGTTCGGACGGCAGGTTCGGCGCCGGGGCCAGCTCGACCACCTTCTGGTGCCGCCGCTGCACCGAGCAGTCGCGCTCGTAGAGGTGCACCACGTTGCCCTCGCCGTCGGCGAGGATCTGCACCTCGATGTGCCGCGGCTCGACGACCGCCTTCTCCAGGAACACGGTCGGGTCGCCGAAGGCCGACTCGGCCTCCCTGGCCGCCGCCTCGATCGACTCGCGGAGCGTGGCCGGGTCCTCGACGCGGCGCATGCCGCGGCCGCCACCACCGGCGACGGCCTTGACGAACACCGGGAAGCCCAGCTCCTCGGCGGCCGCCACCAGGGCGTCGATGTCCGAGGACGGCTCGGAGGAACCGAGCACGGGCACCCCGGCCTCGCGCGCGGCGGCCACCGCGCGTGCCTTGTTGCCGGTCAGCTCGAGGATGTCCGCGCTCGGCCCGACGAAGGTGATGCCCGCTTCCTCACAGGCCCGCGCCAGATCCGGGTTCTCCGACAGGAAGCCGTACCCGGGGTAGACCGCGTCGGCGCCGGCCTTCTTCGCGGCGCGCACGATCTCCTCGACGGAGAGGTAGGCGCGCACGGGGTGCCCCGGCTCGCCGATCTCATGCGCTTCGTCGGCCTTGAGCCGGTGCAGCGAGTTGCGGTCCTCGTGCGGGAAGACGGCGACGGTACCGGCGCCGAGTTCGTAGCCGGCCCGGAACGCCCGGATCGCGATCTCACCGCGGTTGGCGACGAGCACCTTGCGGAACATGCCCCGGTCCTTCCTGTTTACGGATCGGTAGGTCGGTCCAGGCACGTTACCGTGTTAGTCCCGCAGACCGGGAGTTGAAGTCCAGGTGATGGACATCATTCACCGTTCGGGTTGCGCGGGTTATCCGGGCGTGAGTGTGTAGAGCAGGCGATTCGGCGTCCCCGCCGGGACCCCGGTCAGCTTGTCCTTCGTGGCCGCGTCGACCACTGCCTGAGCCGCCTGCGGAGCTGTCGCGCCGGGGTGCAGGGCCCGGTAGAGCGCGGCCGCGCCGGTCACGTGCGCGGCAGCCGTGGACGTGCCCGAAAGCACCCGTACGCCACCGTCAGCCGTGGGCGACGGAATCGATACACCGGGTGCGTACAGGTCCACCGACGCGCCGTGGTTCGACGATCCGGCTGCCCGGTCCTGCTGGTCCGACGAGGCCACGGTGAGCACTTCGGGCACCCGCGCGGGTGAGAAGTTGCCCGCGTCGCTGGCCGACCCACCGGCCGGCACGGCCACCGGCACCACCGCGGCCAGGCCGCGCACCGCGTTGTCGATCGTGGTGTTCGGCGCGCCACCCACGCCGAGCACCGCCACCGCGGGCTGCACCGCGTTCTGCCGCACCCAGTCGATCCCGGCCACCACGTTCGACACCGTGCCGCTGCCGTTGTTGTCCAGCACCCGCACCGGAACGATCTTCACGTCCTTGGCCACGCCGTACTTCTCGCCGCCGATGATCGCGGCCAGGTGCGTGCCGTGGCCGTTGCCGTCGGCCGGGTTGGTGTCGCCGTCGATGAAGTCCTTGCCCGCCAGCACCTGCCCGGCGAGGTCCTGGATCGGGCTCACGCCGGTGTCGATCACGTACGCGGTCACCGTCTCGGCGCGCGTTTCGTACCGGTACAGCTGGTCGAACCCGGTCCGCTGGTCGATCCGGTCCAGGCCCCAGCTCGGCGGGTTCGGCTGCTCGCCCGGCCCCGCCTGCGCCGGCGTGGCGATGGCGAGCACGGCGGCGAGAACGGTGGTGGACACGGCTGCGGCACGTGCTCGGCGAAGGGTCATGAAATCCTTTTACGCGGACTTGACACCGAAGGCCACCTACCAACGGCTGG
The genomic region above belongs to Amycolatopsis sp. YIM 10 and contains:
- a CDS encoding SagB/ThcOx family dehydrogenase — translated: MADALSSAKAVHAMLNGQSEDTRDRPVQPNGHRIPLPDLEPPRADLVGTLVQRRSAAKFADRPLDMAALSALLRFALGVQRFVQAQGVDKHPLGMAPSAGGLLCLRAYLLVRQADGVPPGIYRYESVSHQLIEIGAGDPTERLTEVFLQPEFASNAPVSIALTARLDVAFTQYPLRHYRTLHVDAGVAVQNLYTIGTALGLACCAISAFDDRALGSLLCLPDSEIATMLFSVGQKA
- a CDS encoding arginase family protein, with protein sequence MRIHVVPQTQGALTPRADQLADGARALGALAAEVLGVLATEVPVDPPADPSDPSADSAKVDGIANRAALVRNRAGQLAALEAPEAKVLTIGGDCAVELAPIGVARFRHGAGLGVAYFDAHPDLNTAETSPSGAYHGMVLRSLFGEGDPEFAASPVLEPGRAVLVGTRSIDPAEQEAIDRGLATLAPAAGLPARLRESGAESVYLHLDLDVLDPAEFDGLNYPEPDGLSVPELVDAIRSLGEFEVVGAAITECVTADRDELRKLVPVLEAIGEVLVRPSAPR
- a CDS encoding adenylate/guanylate cyclase domain-containing protein, which translates into the protein MTTTARPLGSWLLGSADQRDTVLRVRLNLLLITSIVLANVIGAVVVIALVVLVIPGPSVFSPDLVFWQAVVLPVYVGLSLLVGVVWGRRRAVRTLSWVFEGRTPSQRERRAALSVPIRLARVQAVFWIGALLLFTTVTAIELPGAAFKVGFTVAFGGIVVCANSYLLSEFSLRPVAARVLSTGPPMRRRVTAGITVRMLLAWLLGTGLPVLGLMLVAVFALIREDVTSTQLSVAILVLGAVIGVFGFLLVTLTARATAAPVRTVRAALARVEKGQLDTEVTVFDGTELGQLQSGFNRMVGGLRERERIRDLFGRHVGHEVAAEALERQAGLGGEVREVAVLFVDVIGSTTLAATRPPGEVVDLLNRFFAVVVSAVHAHDGFVNKFEGDAALAVFGAPADQPDSPGQALAAAREMAGRLTAEVPECQAGIGVAAGQAVAGNIGHESRFEYTVIGDPVNEAARLTELAKSVPGRVVASMAAVEAAAEAEAACWHQIDETVLRGRTEPTRIAAPR
- a CDS encoding pyruvate carboxylase, whose amino-acid sequence is MFRKVLVANRGEIAIRAFRAGYELGAGTVAVFPHEDRNSLHRLKADEAHEIGEPGHPVRAYLSVEEIVRAAKKAGADAVYPGYGFLSENPDLARACEEAGITFVGPSADILELTGNKARAVAAAREAGVPVLGSSEPSSDIDALVAAAEELGFPVFVKAVAGGGGRGMRRVEDPATLRESIEAAAREAESAFGDPTVFLEKAVVEPRHIEVQILADGEGNVVHLYERDCSVQRRHQKVVELAPAPNLPSELRDRICADAVNFAKKIGYRNAGTVEFLLDREGKHVFIEMNPRIQVEHTVTEEVTDVDLVQSQLRIAAGETLADLGLSQDKIYLRGAALQCRITTEDPANGFRPDTGMISAYRSPGGSGIRLDGGTAFAGTEISAHFDSLLVKLSCRGRDFKTAVGRARRAVAEFRIRGVATNIPFLQAVLDDEDFRQGRVTTSFIDERPHLLTARHSADRGTRLLTYLADVTVNKPNGERPRSINPSQKLPALPEHDPAPGSKQKLVELGPAGFARWLRESPNIGVTDTTFRDAHQSLLATRVRSKDLLAVAPVVARTLPELLSLECWGGATYDVALRFLAEDPWERLAALREAVPNICLQMLLRGRNTVGYTPYPTEVTNAFVQEASATGIDIFRIFDALNDVEQMRPAIEAVRETPSVAEVALCYTSDLSDPSEKLYTLDYYLKLAEQIVGAGAHILAIKDMAGLLRAPAAAKLVTALRKEFDLPVHIHTHDTPGGQLATYLAAINAGADAVDGAVASMAGTTSQPSLSALVAATDYSARPTGLDLGAIGDLEPYWEAVRKVYAPFEAGLASPTGRVYHHEIPGGQLSNLRTQAVALGLGDRFEDIEVMYAAADKILGHLVKVTPSSKVVGDLALHLVGAGVSPADFEADPSKFDIPDSVIGFLRGELGDPPGGWPEPFRTKALEGRAEAKPVAELSEEDREQLAKEPRRTLNRLLFPGPTKEFENHRAAYGDTSVLPSKDFFYGLRPGEEYQVDLEPGVRLLIELEAIGEADERGMRTVMSSLNGQIRPIQVRDTSIASDIPATEKADKGNPKHVAAPFAGVVTLSVSEGDEVAAGATVATIEAMKMEAAITAPSGGKVGRLAITSVQQVEGGDLLVVLD
- a CDS encoding S8 family peptidase, with protein sequence MTLRRARAAAVSTTVLAAVLAIATPAQAGPGEQPNPPSWGLDRIDQRTGFDQLYRYETRAETVTAYVIDTGVSPIQDLAGQVLAGKDFIDGDTNPADGNGHGTHLAAIIGGEKYGVAKDVKIVPVRVLDNNGSGTVSNVVAGIDWVRQNAVQPAVAVLGVGGAPNTTIDNAVRGLAAVVPVAVPAGGSASDAGNFSPARVPEVLTVASSDQQDRAAGSSNHGASVDLYAPGVSIPSPTADGGVRVLSGTSTAAAHVTGAAALYRALHPGATAPQAAQAVVDAATKDKLTGVPAGTPNRLLYTLTPG